From Labeo rohita strain BAU-BD-2019 chromosome 18, IGBB_LRoh.1.0, whole genome shotgun sequence, the proteins below share one genomic window:
- the rapsn gene encoding LOW QUALITY PROTEIN: 43 kDa receptor-associated protein of the synapse (The sequence of the model RefSeq protein was modified relative to this genomic sequence to represent the inferred CDS: deleted 1 base in 1 codon), whose translation MVIFMRDFVAEMGQDQTKQQIEKGLKLYQSNDTEKALYVWMKVLRKTSDLGGKFRVLGCLITAHSEMGKYKEMLQYSLAQINTAREMEDPDYLTEGYLNLARSNEKLCEFQKTVSYCETCLNMQGTTVSLQLNGQVCLSMGNAYLGLSVFQKALVSYEKALRYAHNNDDKMLECRVCCSLGNFYIQLKDYEKALFFPCKAAELVNDYGKGWSLKYRAMSQYHMSVAYRKLMRLADAMECCEESMKIALQHGDRPLQALCLLNFADIHRCQKDVDKAFPRYESSMCIMSEIGNRLGQASIYVGVGKCWILQKEYDKALDSLQRAHDLAEAIGNKLCILKVHSLCEGIYRCKEQQDELREQVVKFLQCVEELELYCGMCGESIGEKNQQLQALPCSHIFHLKCLQTNGTKGCPKCHRSSVKLGFV comes from the exons ATGGTTATTTTTATGAGGGACTTTGTAGCAGAAATGGGTCAGGACCAAACCAAACAGCAGATCGAGAAGGGGCTGAAGCTTTATCAGTCAAATGACACAGAAAAGGCTTTATATGTCTGGATGAAAGTGTTAAGGAAGACATCAGAT CTGGGGGGGAAGTTTCGGGTTTTAGGGTGTCTGATCACAGCACATTCGGAAATGGGAAAATACAAGGAGATGCTACAG TACTCCCTAGCTCAGATAAACACAGCCAGAGAGATGGAGGACCCGGACTACCTGACGGAGGGCTACCTGAACCTGGCACGCAGCAATGAGAAGCTTTGTGAATTCCAGAAGACGGTCTCATATTGTGAGACCTGCTTAAACATGCAGGGCACCACTGTTAGTCTACAGCTCAACGGGCAAGTGTGTTTGAGCATGGGCAATGCCTATCTGGGCCTTAGCGTTTTCCAAAAGGCCTTAGTGAGTTATGAAAAGGCCCTGCGATATGCTCACAACAATGACGACAAGATGCTGGAGTGCCGGGTCTGCTGCAGTTTGGGCAACTTCTACATCCAGCTTAAG GATTATGAGAAAGCACTCTTCTTTCCTTGCAAAGCAGCTGAACTGGTGAATGACTATGGTAAAGGTTGGAGTCTGAAGTACCGTGCCATGAGTCAGTACCATATGTCGGTGGCCTACAGGAAGCTGATGCGCTTAGCAGACGCGATGGAATGCTGCGAG GAATCAATGAAGATTGCATTGCAGCATGGAGATCGGCCCCTTCAGGCTTTGTGTCTGCTTAACTTTGCTGATATTCATCGCTGTCAGAAAGATGTCGAT AAAGCATTCCCTCGCTATGAGTCCTCCATGTGCATAATGTCAGAGATCGGCAACCGCCTTGGACAAGCATCCATCTACGTAGGTGTGGGGAAGTGCTGGATTCTGCAGAAGGAATACGACAAG GCTTTGGACTCATTGCAAAGAGCACATGATCTGGCCGAGGCGATTGGAAACAAG CTGTGTATCCTAAAGGTGCACAGTCTGTGTGAAGGCATCTACCGCTGTAAGGAGCAGCAGGATGAGTTGAGAGAGCAGGTGGTGAAGTTCCTGCAGTGTGTGGAAGAGCTAGAGCTCTACTGTGGCATGTGTGGGGAGTCCATCGGAGAGAAGAACCAGCAGCTGCAGGCTTTGCCCTGCTCTCACATTTTCCACCTCAA GTGTCTGCAGACAAACGGCACAAAGGGCTGTCCAAAATGTCATCGCTCTTCAGTGAAGCTGGGTTTTGTATGA
- the LOC127180400 gene encoding zinc-binding protein A33, whose amino-acid sequence MLHWCEIGTLKTVFDWTMQLCCPVSEDIRQRAWKISKHLRKAFGFAILPAMAEESLFTVEDLQCPVCCEIFDVPVILGCKHSFCKTCILRHWDRMGTRQCPLCRRTERSSRPAINLSLKLATDVFKQKPEQFMVKSVERCSIHNEELKLFCRKDAELICVACTSSRSHKNHEYCPITEAASEIMKELTSRYNPLKKQLTTFEKLKESLVELETYIQKQAAETAAEVKQEYEKLHTILREEEAARFMVLQNEKDSKTVMVREKLEEVNKSIEELSDIIKYIEPIIIADDLTFLKECKEAIKRTSYTAPETEYPKRALIDVLQYLGSLKHGVWKRMERDVHYCSVSLDPNTAHPNLIIKDELTTVIYGKKQQLPDNPERCTSRMAVLAANGLNSGKQRWYVEVAQSREWYIGVARESINRKTAVFLNPREGFWVISNNEESYWAQTSPRTRLTLKKPPQIITVELDYDKGKVSFSDSADGSSIYSFKDKFTERIFPYFSTGIKEGSILRICAL is encoded by the exons ATGCTGCATTGGTGTGAGATaggaacattaaaaacagtctTTGATTGGACCATGCAGCTTTGCTGTCCTGTCAGTGAGGATATTCGTCAAAGAG CTTGGAAGATTTCTAAACACCTGAGAAAGGCTTTTGGATTTGCAATTTTACCAGCGATGGCTGAAGAGAGTCTTTTTACTGTGGAGGATTTACAGTGTCCTGTATGCTGTGAGATCTTCGATGTCCCCGTCATACTGGGTTGCAAACATAGCTTCTGCAAAACCTGCATTCTGAGACACTGGGACCGTATGGGAACACGGCAATGTCCTCTGTGCCGCCGTACAGAGCGCTCATCCAGGCCTGCAATCAATCTGTCTCTAAAGTTAGCCACGGATGTCTTCAAACAGAAGCCGGAGCAGTTCATGGTAAAATCAGTGGAACGCTGCTCAATACACAACGAGGAATTAAAGCTTTTTTGTCGGAAAGATGCAGAACTTATCTGTGTTGCTTGCACGTCATCAAGGAGTCACAAAAATCATGAGTACTGCCCAATAACTGAGGCAGCATCGGAAATAATG AAAGAGCTCACATCTAGGTACAATCCTTTGAAAAAACAACTAACCACCTTTGAAAAATTAAAGGAGAGCTTGGTGGAACTGGAAACATACATACAG AAACAAGCTGCCGAAACGGCTGCAGAAGTAAAACAAGAGTATGAAAAGTTACATACAATCCTGAGGGAGGAGGAGGCAGCTCGATTCATGGTACttcaaaatgaaaaagacaGCAAGACCGTGATGGTGAGAGAGAAACTGGAGGAGGTCAACAAGAGCATTGAAGAGCTCTCTGACATCATCAAATACATAGAGCCCATCATAATAGCAGATGATCTGACATTTCTAAAG GAATGTAAGGAGGCAATAAAACG gaCTAGCTATACTGCTCCTGAAACAGAATATCCAAAAAGGGCACTTATAGATGTGCTTCAGTACCTTGGATCATTAAAGCACGGGGTCTGGAAAAGAATGGAAAGAGATGTACACTACT gcTCTGTCAGTTTagatccaaacacagcacacCCTAACTTGATCATCAAAGATGAACTCACCACTGTCATCTATGGGAAAAAACAGCAGCTTCCTGATAACCCGGAACGCTGCACAAGCCGTATGGCAGTGCTCGCTGCTAACGGCTTAAATTCAGGAAAACAGCGCTGGTATGTAGAGGTGGCACAAAGCAGAGAGTGGTACATTGGGGTGGCACGAGAGTCCATAAACAGAAAGACTGCAGTTTTTCTCAACCCGAGGGAGGGTTTCTGGGTCATTTCAAACAATGAGGAATCCTACTGGGCTCAGACCTCTCCCCGTACACGACTGACCCTGAAAAAACCCCCACAGATAATCACAGTTGAACTGGACTATGATAAAGGAAAGGTTTCCTTTTCTGACTCTGCAGATGGTAGCAGTATTTATTCGTTTAAAGATAAGTTTACTGAGAGAATCTTTCCTTATTTTTCCACTGGGATAAAGGAGGGAAGCATACTTAGAATCTGTGCACTTTAA
- the kbtbd4 gene encoding kelch repeat and BTB domain-containing protein 4: MESSEDGGYSVGGPSGDENYFQGYTFTDRSHSSRVVKSIMDLCLEDGLFADVTIMVDSKEFQLHRLVLSAQSSFFRSMFTSNLREAFDRNIELKDVSAPVFQSLVDYIYHGTIKLRVEDLQDTYEMADMYQLTALFEECSRFLSRTVDVKNCLQVMWLADRHSDQELYTAAKHCAKIHLVQLNQTEEFLNLPLCLLMDIIKDGVPTSQNPTSAIESWINHNKVEREEYSDMLLDSLKEIGEKVHIYLIGKEDTRTHSLAVSLHCDEDDAISVSGQNSLCHQITAACKHGADLYVVGGSIPRRMWKCNMHTMDWERCAPLPRDRLHHTLVSVSTEDAIYSLGGKTLQDTLSNAVIYYTVQDNIWKETTQLDTAVSGAAGVNLGGTIYLLGGEENDMDFFTKPSRLIQCFDTATQRCQTKPYMLPFAGCMHATAHKDLIFVVAEGDSLVCYNPLLDSFTRLRFPEVWSCVPSLWKVASCNGCIYVFRDKCKKGDANTLKLNPATSVVSVIKGIKILLTNWQFVLA, translated from the exons ATGGAGTCCAGTGAAGACGGGGGTTACAGTGTTGGAGGTCCATCAGGGGATGAAAACTACTTCCAAGGTTACACCTTCACCGATCGCTCCCATTCAAGCCGTGTTGTAAAGAGCATCATGGACTTGTGTCTGGAGGATGGTTTGTTTGCAGACGTCACCATCATGGTGGACAGCAAAGAGTTCCAGCTTCACCGGCTTGTGCTCTCGGCACAAAGCAGCTTCTTCAGGTCCATGTTCACCTCTAACCTTAGAGAAGCTTTTGATCGTAATATTGAGCTGAAGGATGTCAGTGCGCCAGTCTTCCAGTCACTGGTGGACTACATCTACCATGGGACGATCAAGCTGAGGGTTGAAGATCTGCAGGATACTTATGAGATGGCAGATATGTATCAGCTCACTGCCCTGTTTGAGGAGTGCTCTCGCTTTCTGTCTCGAACTGTGGATGTCAAGAACTGCCTCCAG gtcaTGTGGTTGGCGGACAGACACAGCGACCAGGAGTTGTATACGGCTGCCAAGCACTGTGCGAAGATTCACCTGGTTCAGCTTAACCAGACAGAGGAGTTCCTGAACTTACCATTATGCCTTCTCATGGATATCATTAAAG ATGGTGTGCCAACCTCACAAAATCCAACTTCAGCTATTGAATCTTGGATTAATCACAACAAAGTCGAACGAGAGGAGTATTCTGATATGCTTTTAGACAGCCTAAAG GAGATTGGTGAAAAAGTACACATATACTTAATTGGGAAGGAAGACACGCGCACACACTCATTGGCGGTGTCTCTTCATTGTGACGAGGACGACGCCATCAGCGTAAGCGGACAGAACAGCTTGTGTCATCAGATCACAGCTGCCTGCAAGCATGGAGCTGATCTCTATGTTGTAGGGGGCTCCATACCGCGACGCATGTGGAAATGCAACATGCACACTATGGACTGGGAGCGCTGCGCCCCTCTGCCTCGGGACCGTCTGCACCACACGTTAGTGTCTGTGTCCACAGAGGATGCCATATACTCATTGGGAGGCAAGACTCTCCAAGACACTCTCTCCAATGCAGTCATTTACTACACAGTGCAGGACAACATATGGAAAGAGACCACTCAGCTAGACACAGCTGTGTCAGGTGCAGCCGGAGTCAATTTGGGAGGCACTATTTACCTTCTGGGTGGGGAGGAAAATGACATGGACTTCTTTACCAAACCGTCTCGCCTTATCCAGTGCTTCGACACGGCCACACAAAGGTGTCAGACCAAGCCCTACATGCTGCCTTTTGCTGGATGCATGCATGCCACTGCCCATAAGGACCTTATTTTTGTGGTGGCAGAGGGTGACTCTCTGGTGTGCTATAACCCACTGCTGGACAGCTTCACTCGGCTGCGCTTTCCTGAAGTGTGGAGCTGCGTGCCATCTCTATGGAAAGTGGCCAGCTGCAATGgatgcatttatgtttttagaGACAAATGCAAGAAAGGTGACGCAAACACTTTGAAGTTGAATCCTGCCACGTCAGTCGTCTCAGTAATTAAGGGAATCAAAATCCTCCTCACAAACTGGCAGTTTGTTTTGGCCTGA